A DNA window from Schistocerca gregaria isolate iqSchGreg1 chromosome 2, iqSchGreg1.2, whole genome shotgun sequence contains the following coding sequences:
- the LOC126335859 gene encoding uncharacterized protein LOC126335859, translated as MSMGVRLMQWSEYIVLFGRSAFGKLGHIRIYLHRLKYVDQCLQLENGDRGKAIGGVIFVSMVSTLVILTATVIKVYDNVTEQDRVLWYMTYVIYTVICTLVSHHFTLLVMELLLRYRELNRQLVLTICPITGTAGCANDCLTDILLYEPKLSQRSRDANVNDLRAAYAVLHRAAETLQQHYGPAAALMVAGAFFGVIYSSYEIIALLVEDVGINTGALSHSLFGSCLWLAYHGVKLVVVSMCCDAACDEERRTGVLLHRAATASALCGTPLPEAEAFLREVRRGPPLTFTAGGFFHIRRSLVISTLATVITHIVILTQFGIEPSRA; from the coding sequence ATGAGTATGGGTGTCAGGTTGATGCAGTGGTCAGAGTACATCGTTCTCTTCGGAAGATCAGCATTTGGTAAACTTGGCCACATCAGGATATATCTTCATAGACTAAAATATGTCGACCAATGTCTCCAGCTTGAGAACGGAGATAGAGGAAAGGCTATTGGTGGAGTCATATTTGTGAGCATGGTGAGTACACTTGTTATTTTAACTGCGACAGTTATCAAAGTGTATGACAATGTTACAGAGCAAGATCGTGTTTTGTGGTACATGACTTACGTCATCTACACTGTCATTTGCACACTTGTCTCTCATCACTTTACGTTGTTGGTGATGGAACTACTACTGCGCTACAGAGAATTGAATAGGCAGCTCGTCTTGACAATTTGTCCAATTACTGGAACAGCAGGGTGTGCAAATGACTGCCTTACAGACATTCTCCTCTACGAACCTAAGCTGTCCCAGAGATCACGAGATGCAAACGTAAACGATCTTCGCGCCGCGTACGCTGTTCTTCACCGTGCGGCAGAAACGCTACAGCAACATTACGGTCCTGCTGCGGCGTTAATGGTGGCCGGTGCTTTCTTCGGCGTCATCTACAGCTCGTACGAAATAATTGCACTGCTGGTAGAGGACGTCGGTATAAACACCGGTGCCCTGAGTCATTCCCTGTTCGGCTCTTGCCTGTGGCTAGCCTACCACGGAGTGAAGCTGGTGGTGGTGTCCATGTGCTGCGACGCCGCGTGCGACGAGGAACGCCGGACGGGAGTCCTGCTGCACAGGGCGGCAACGGCGTCCGCTCTGTGTGGGACGCCGCTACCAGAAGCAGAGGCCTTCCTGCGTGAAGTACGGAGGGGGCCGCCTCTGACCTTCACCGCTGGCGGCTTCTTTCACATCCGCAGGAGCTTGGTCATCTCCACCTTGGCAACCGTCATCACCCACATAGTCATCCTGACCCAGTTTGGCATCGAGCCATCGAGGGCGTAA